The following are encoded in a window of Bacteroidota bacterium genomic DNA:
- the trxA gene encoding thioredoxin yields MKPVEVNDANFQNEVLNSSTPVLVDFWATWCGPCKMIAPYVEEMATEYNGKLKVGKLDVDANPAVSMQYGIRSIPTLLVFKGGKVVEQIVGAVPKRNLVEKVSRHVA; encoded by the coding sequence ATGAAGCCAGTAGAAGTCAACGATGCGAATTTTCAAAACGAAGTGTTGAACTCCAGCACGCCGGTCCTCGTCGATTTTTGGGCCACCTGGTGCGGTCCGTGCAAGATGATCGCGCCCTATGTGGAAGAAATGGCGACGGAATACAACGGCAAGCTCAAAGTCGGAAAGCTCGATGTCGATGCAAATCCGGCGGTGTCGATGCAGTACGGCATCAGAAGCATTCCAACCCTGTTGGTTTTCAAAGGAGGGAAGGTTGTCGAGCAGATTGTCGGAGCAGTGCCCAAGAGAAACCTTGTGGAAAAAGTAAGCCGCCACGTCGCGTAA
- a CDS encoding aldo/keto reductase, producing MEQRAFGNTGLKVSALGFGAGHIGSNNLPEKEAEELLNLVLDSGITLIDTARSYGLSEERIGKYLGRRRSEFVLSTKVGYGIQGFEDWTYECVRAGIDQALRLLRTDHIDIVHLHSCPIGTLQWGEPLRAIEEAVREKKVLVAAYSGENEALEWSVESGRFGSVEHSVNICDQRCIENSLAAASAKGMGVISKRPVANAPWRFAECPVSHYAEEYWWRWKTMDVDPGGLEWQEVALRFAAFTPGVHSCIVGTVNPEHLKRNLDIIEKGALPQKLYETIRQAFKTNDPGWWVGQV from the coding sequence ATGGAACAACGAGCATTTGGCAATACCGGACTTAAAGTTTCTGCACTTGGATTTGGAGCCGGCCACATCGGCAGCAATAATTTGCCGGAGAAAGAAGCAGAAGAGCTGCTGAATCTTGTTCTCGATTCCGGAATCACGCTTATCGATACGGCACGGTCCTACGGATTATCGGAAGAGAGAATTGGAAAGTATCTCGGCCGTCGCCGCAGCGAATTCGTCCTGTCGACAAAAGTCGGCTACGGGATCCAGGGTTTTGAAGATTGGACATACGAGTGCGTCCGGGCCGGAATCGATCAAGCGCTGCGGCTTCTCCGGACGGACCATATCGACATCGTCCACCTGCACTCCTGTCCGATCGGCACGCTCCAGTGGGGGGAGCCGCTTCGGGCGATCGAGGAGGCCGTTCGTGAGAAAAAAGTTCTCGTCGCTGCATACTCTGGGGAAAACGAAGCGTTGGAGTGGTCCGTCGAGAGCGGCCGGTTCGGTTCGGTCGAACACTCGGTGAACATCTGCGACCAGCGATGCATCGAGAACAGTCTCGCAGCGGCGTCCGCAAAAGGAATGGGGGTCATCTCAAAGAGACCGGTCGCGAATGCTCCGTGGCGCTTTGCCGAATGCCCGGTAAGCCACTATGCGGAAGAATATTGGTGGCGATGGAAAACCATGGACGTCGACCCCGGCGGCCTTGAGTGGCAGGAAGTTGCCCTGAGGTTTGCCGCGTTCACACCGGGCGTTCACTCGTGCATCGTCGGCACCGTTAATCCGGAACATTTGAAAAGGAATCTCGACATTATCGAAAAAGGGGCGCTTCCTCAAAAACTTTATGAGACAATCCGGCAGGCCTTTAAGACGAACGACCCCGGCTGGTGGGTCGGCCAGGTCTGA
- a CDS encoding GNAT family N-acetyltransferase → MSYTVRKLSPRLLSDLEKLFGANGACGGCWCQAWRIEKGERWPEIKGAKARSRLRKGVRNGSIRGMLAYDKSVPVGWCTFGPRHSFPRLNRAPSLRCGDPERVWSVPCFFVPRAYRGKGIASELLAGALKEMRRRGVEIAEGYPTKPGKDGQYISSFSWTGTQSMFKKAGFSIAGNPNGAKQRVRKFLS, encoded by the coding sequence ATGTCTTACACCGTAAGAAAATTATCCCCGCGCTTGCTTTCCGACCTCGAGAAGCTTTTCGGGGCTAACGGGGCGTGCGGCGGGTGCTGGTGCCAGGCATGGAGGATTGAAAAAGGAGAACGGTGGCCGGAGATTAAGGGAGCAAAAGCCAGATCCCGGCTGCGCAAGGGGGTTCGCAACGGGTCGATTCGCGGGATGCTCGCGTACGATAAAAGTGTCCCGGTCGGCTGGTGCACCTTTGGGCCGCGTCATTCCTTCCCGCGGCTCAATCGCGCCCCCTCGCTGCGATGCGGCGATCCGGAGCGCGTTTGGTCTGTCCCCTGTTTTTTTGTTCCACGCGCATATCGGGGGAAGGGAATCGCGTCCGAGTTGCTTGCCGGGGCGTTGAAAGAAATGCGACGCCGTGGAGTTGAAATAGCCGAAGGTTATCCGACCAAACCGGGAAAGGATGGACAATACATCTCCTCCTTTTCCTGGACAGGGACACAGTCAATGTTCAAAAAAGCTGGCTTCAGTATCGCAGGAAACCCAAACGGCGCAAAGCAGCGCGTCAGAAAATTTTTGTCTTAA
- the aspS gene encoding aspartate--tRNA ligase: MEYKKRTHTCGELNAGHIGQTVTLTGWVDRRRDLGGVIFIDLRDRYGKTQVVFGPQHNQEVYQLAKDLRSEYVLSVTGKVERRPEGTDNPELSTGEIDILTNELAILNKAETPPFPIEERVEANEDLRLKYRYLDLRRPPMQQSLLTRHKLYQIARRYFDGHNFIEVETPVLMKSTPEGARDYLVPSRVHPGKFYALPQSPQTYKQILMVAGFDRYFQIVKCFRDEDLRADRQPEFTQIDVEMSFVDESDIQAITEGVIKNFFSEVKGITLSLPFARMTYRDAMEGYGSDKPDLRFELKFAGFSDIVAGSGFKVFAENVAKGGVVAGFSVPGGASYTRNQMDNLVDFTKSLGAGGLAYIKLTEKGAESAIEKFLGKDLLVKICERAGARTGDLVLIVSDSWQKTYATLGTLRLEMAKRLNLIDESKNSLLWVVDFPMFEYSEEEKRYVAMHHPFTSPKAEDEAFLDSDPSRARARAYDLVLNGNEIAGGSIRIHTPELQSKVFGLLGIGPEEARSKFGFMLDAFRYGAPPHGGIAFGLDRITMLLTGAKSIRDVIAFPKTSSGMSLMDDSPSEVDKKQLDELHIRLK; encoded by the coding sequence ATGGAGTATAAAAAACGAACCCATACCTGCGGCGAGCTTAATGCAGGGCATATCGGACAGACCGTGACTCTCACCGGATGGGTGGACCGACGGCGCGATCTTGGCGGCGTGATCTTTATTGACCTGCGCGACAGGTATGGTAAGACACAGGTCGTGTTCGGACCACAGCATAATCAGGAAGTCTATCAGCTTGCGAAAGACTTGCGCAGTGAGTACGTCCTTTCCGTGACAGGAAAGGTCGAGCGCCGACCTGAAGGAACGGACAATCCCGAATTATCGACCGGGGAGATCGACATTCTTACGAATGAGTTGGCGATTTTGAATAAGGCAGAGACTCCGCCGTTTCCGATCGAAGAACGGGTTGAAGCGAACGAAGACCTCCGTCTCAAATATCGGTATCTCGACCTGCGCCGTCCCCCGATGCAGCAATCGCTTCTGACGCGGCACAAACTCTATCAGATCGCGCGCCGCTACTTTGACGGACATAACTTCATCGAAGTTGAGACCCCCGTGCTGATGAAAAGCACGCCGGAGGGGGCGCGCGATTATCTTGTGCCCAGCCGCGTTCACCCGGGCAAATTCTACGCGCTCCCCCAGTCGCCGCAGACCTACAAACAGATCCTCATGGTTGCGGGCTTCGACAGATACTTTCAGATCGTGAAGTGCTTCAGGGATGAGGACCTGCGCGCAGATCGCCAGCCCGAGTTTACCCAGATCGACGTTGAGATGTCTTTTGTCGATGAAAGCGACATTCAGGCGATCACCGAAGGGGTGATCAAGAATTTCTTTTCCGAAGTGAAAGGAATTACCCTGTCTCTTCCATTTGCGCGCATGACGTACAGGGATGCGATGGAAGGGTACGGAAGCGATAAGCCCGATCTTCGGTTTGAGCTAAAGTTCGCCGGCTTCAGCGACATTGTTGCAGGGTCGGGTTTCAAGGTTTTTGCGGAGAACGTCGCCAAAGGCGGAGTCGTTGCAGGATTTTCCGTCCCCGGCGGTGCCAGCTATACACGCAATCAAATGGACAACCTTGTTGACTTCACGAAATCACTGGGAGCGGGGGGATTGGCGTACATCAAGCTGACGGAAAAGGGGGCGGAATCGGCGATCGAGAAATTTCTGGGAAAGGATTTACTTGTCAAAATATGCGAGCGGGCCGGCGCAAGAACCGGCGACCTCGTGTTGATTGTTTCCGATTCGTGGCAGAAGACATACGCAACCCTCGGAACGCTCCGTCTCGAAATGGCGAAGAGGCTGAATCTGATCGATGAATCGAAGAACAGTCTTCTATGGGTCGTCGACTTCCCGATGTTCGAATATTCGGAAGAGGAAAAACGGTATGTTGCGATGCATCATCCGTTCACTTCGCCGAAAGCGGAAGACGAGGCTTTTTTGGATTCCGACCCGTCCAGGGCCCGCGCTCGCGCATATGATCTTGTGCTCAACGGAAACGAAATCGCAGGCGGATCGATCCGTATTCACACTCCCGAACTGCAAAGCAAAGTGTTCGGTCTGCTTGGCATCGGTCCGGAGGAAGCGAGATCCAAATTTGGCTTCATGCTCGATGCTTTCCGTTACGGCGCCCCGCCGCATGGCGGCATCGCGTTCGGCCTCGACCGCATCACCATGCTCCTCACCGGCGCAAAGTCGATTCGCGACGTCATCGCGTTTCCGAAAACGAGCAGCGGCATGTCGCTGATGGACGACTCACCTTCGGAAGTCGACAAGAAGCAGCTGGATGAGCTCCATATACGCTTGAAATAG